From a single Ornithorhynchus anatinus isolate Pmale09 chromosome 15, mOrnAna1.pri.v4, whole genome shotgun sequence genomic region:
- the SCPEP1 gene encoding retinoid-inducible serine carboxypeptidase, with amino-acid sequence MELVLRPPPLLLLLLPPLLQPPQPGLAAAGPVHGGPRHRPSWKPAGACTSGSATKHPRQEGKEAWGYVDVRSNASMFWWLYYANDPCKTFTELPLIMWLQGGPGGSSTGFGNFEEIGPLNKELKPRTTTWVQAASILFVDNPVGSGFSYVNQSDAYARNLSTVAADMLVLLKTFFEKQTEFQTVPFYIFSESYGGKMAAGIALELHKAIQRDGIKCNFAGVALGDAWISPLDSVLSWGPYLYSTSLLDDQGLAEVMLVAEQIEDAINKNQYSKATQLWNKAEEIIEENTDGVNFYNILTKTPETSAKKTSPEFSQSHLVSLFRRHVRQLEEDSLSALMNGPIRKKLQSIPDDVTWGGQSSLVFLNMEEDFMKPVINIVDQLLEAGINVTIYNGQLDLIVDTMGQEAWVRKLKWPQLGLFSKLKWKALYNDPKRWETAAFFKTYQNLAFYWILRAGHMVPSDQGDTALKVAKMVTQQIEN; translated from the exons CTGGCCCGGTCCATGGGGGCCCTCGCCATCGTCCATCCTGGAAACCAGCTGGAGCCTGTACTTCAGGCTCTGCGACGAAGCATCCGAGGCAAGAGGGCAAGGAGGCCTGGGGATACGTGGACGTGAGGAGCAATGCCAGCATGTTCTGGTGGCTTTACTATGCCAACGATCCCTGCAAGACGTTCACGGAGCTGCCGCTGATCATGTGGCTCCAG GGAGGGCCTGGGGGCTCCAGCACTGGATTTGGAAATTTTGAAGAAATCGGTCCCCTCAATAAGGAGCTCAAGCCCAGGACAACCACCTGG GTGCAGGCAGCCAGCATCCTGTTTGTGGATAACCCCGTGGGCAGCGGGTTCAGCTACGTGAATCAAAGCGACGCATACGCCAGAAACCTCTCCACCGTGGCTGCTGACATGCTGGTTCTCCTGAAGACATTCTTCGAAAAACAGACGGAATTTCAG ACTGTTCCGTTCTACATCTTCTCCGAATCTTATGGGGGAAAAATGGCCGCTGGCATTGCTCTGGAGCTCCACAAG GCTATTCAGCGGGATGGCATAAAGTGCAACTTTGCTGGGGTCGCCCTGGGTGATGCCTGGATTTCTCCACTGG ATTCCGTGCTGTCCTGGGGGCCTTATCTCTACAGCACT TCCCTCCTGGATGACCAAGGTCTAGCGGAGGTGATGTTGGTTGCTGAGCAGATCGAGGATGCCATAAACAAAAACCAATACTCTAAGGCCACCCAGCTGTGGAATAAAGCAGAGGAGATCATCGAAGAG AACACAGATGGGGTGAACTTCTATAACATCCTAACAAAAACCCCTGAAACTTCCGCCAAGAAGACGAGCCCGGAATTTTCCCAGAGCCACCTAG TCTCCCTCTTTCGCCGCCACGTGAGACAGCTGGAGGAGGACAGCTTAAGCGCCCTCATGAACGGACCTATCAGGAAGAAGCTCCAAAGCATCCCCGACGATGTCACTTGGGGAG gGCAATCTTCCCTTGTCTTCCTAAACATGGAGGAGGACTTCATGAAGCCTGTGATTAACATCGTGGACCAGCTGCTGGAGGCCGGGATCAATGTCACCATATATAATGGGCAACTGGATCTCATCGTGGACACCATGG gGCAGGAGGCCTGGGTACGGAAACTAAAGTGGCCCCAGCTTGGCCTGTTCAGTAAGCTGAAGTGGAAGGCCCTGTACAACGACCCAAAACGTTGGGAGACAGCTGCGTTCTTTAAGACCTACCAGAACCTGGCGTTCTATTGGATCCTCAGGGCCGGACACATG GTGCCGTCGGACCAGGGAGACACGGCCCTGAAGGTGGCGAAGATGGTGACCCAGCAAATCGAAAactga